One segment of Erigeron canadensis isolate Cc75 chromosome 2, C_canadensis_v1, whole genome shotgun sequence DNA contains the following:
- the LOC122587290 gene encoding probable UDP-arabinopyranose mutase 1, with the protein MATPKPTPLLKDQLDIVIPTIRNLDFLEMWRPFFEQYHLIIVQDGDPSKVIKVPQGFDYELYNRNDINKILGPKASCISFKDSACRCFGYMVSKKKYIFTIDDDCFVAKDPSGNDINALEQHIKNLLSPSTPFFFNTLYDPYREGADFVRGYPFSLREGVPTAVSHGLWLNIPDYDAPTQLVKPRERNTRFVDAVLTIPKGTLFPMCGMNLAFDRELIGPAMYFGLMGDGQPIGRYDDMWAGWCMKVICDHMGWGVKTGLPYIWHSKASNPFVNLKKEYKGIYWQEELIPFFQAATLPKECTTVQSCYKELAKQVKAKLGKIDDYFIKLSDAMITWIEAWDELNPSAKLVNGK; encoded by the exons atggcAACCCCAAAACCAACACCACTCTTGAAAGACCAACTCGACATCGTTATCCCGACCATCCGAAACCTCGATTTCCTGGAGATGTGGCGACCATTCTTTGAACAATACCATCTAATCATCGTACAAGATGGCGATCCTTCCAAGGTTATCAAAGTCCCACAAGGCTTTGATTATGAACTTTATAACCGTAACGATATTAACAAAATCTTGGGCCCTAAAGCTTCTTGTATCTCTTTCAAAGATTCTGCCTGCCGTTGCTTTGGTTATATGGTttctaaaaagaaatatatcttcaccattgatgATGATTGCTTT GTTGCTAAAGATCCATCTGGAAATGATATAAATGCACTTGAGCAACATATCAAGAACTTGTTGAGTCCGTCCACCCCGTTTTTCTTCAACACCCTTTACGATCCGTACAGGGAAGGTGCCGATTTCGTTCGTGGCTATCCATTTAGTCTTCGTGAAGGTGTCCCGACTGCGGTTTCTCATGGGCTTTGGCTTAATATTCCTGATTATGATGCTCCTACTCAGCTTGTTAAGCCTCGTGAAAGAAACACTCG ATTTGTGGATGCTGTTTTGACAATTCCTAAGGGAACTTTATTTCCTATGTGTGGAATGAATCTTGCATTTGACCGTGAGCTCATCGGTCCAGCAATGTACTTTGGACTTATGGGTGATGGTCAGCCAATTGGTCGTTACGACGACATGTGGGCTGGTTGGTGTATGAAG GTGATCTGTGACCACATGGGGTGGGGTGTTAAGACCGGTTTGCCGTACATTTGGCACAGCAAGGCCAGCAACCCGTTTGTAAACTTGAAAAAAGAGTACAAAGGTATTTACTGGCAGGAAGAGTTGATCCCATTTTTTCAAGCTGCCACATTGCCTAAAGAATGCACCACGGTCCAGAGCTGCTACAAGGAGCTCGCTAAGCAGGTCAAGGCAAAGCTTGGAAAGATTGATGACTATTTCATCAAGCTTTCAGATGCTATGATCACTTGGATTGAGGCTTGGGATGAGCTCAATCCATCGGCCAAACTTGTCAATGGCAAGTGA